Part of the Notamacropus eugenii isolate mMacEug1 chromosome 5, mMacEug1.pri_v2, whole genome shotgun sequence genome is shown below.
CCATACAGGTCATCCAGCTTGTGGAAAGCATTTTCAGTCCAAATACAGAAATGTCCCACATGTCCACCAGGAGCAAGTCTCAAAAGATTCAGTTTACTCACATTAAGTAGAGTGATACCAGGAATGTTTCTGAAAGCCTTGATAATGCCATTGTCTTCATTATAAATGATACAAGGTCCCCAATGCTGGATTCGACGACGGTTTCTCATTTTACCCTTACCAGCTCTCATACACTGAGAGGCATAGACCTTTTTGATGTCATTCCATGCCTTCAGCTTCTTAAGCAGCAAAACTGCTTCCTTGGTCTTCTTATACCCCTCGACTTTATCCTCAACCACTAGAGGAAGTCCTGGGACTTCTTCAATTCGATGACCTTTTGACATGACCAATGCAGGGAAGGCAGAGGCTGCCAGTGCAGAGCAGATGGCATAACGTTTTCGTGTTGTATTCACTCTTCGATGCCAACGGCACCAAGTCTTGGTAGGAGCAAACATGCGACCGCCTCAGCACATATTTCCAAAAGCACCCTGGCCAGAGCAGTGAGTACCCTCACCCCAAAATCGAGAAACTTGAGCAACAGCTCTGCCAGTGCCCCAAAACTCAGCACTGGTTTGATGACCTGCTAATTCACTGACAGCATAAGGTTGCTGGTTATTTTTTCTTAAGTTGGTATGAACAAAATTCACAATATCTGGATGAATAGGAGCCCTAAAGACAACAGGCAAGGTAACATTTTTGCCAGATACTTCCCCCTTTCCGGAGTACACAGATATCAAGGGATGTAAACAGGCCATGGTGGGCACCGGAGAGTAAGAGCCACGCTCTAGTCTCTGACTTTTAATAAGCATGTCACTTTGGGCAGCTCATTGAACTGCCATGTGTCTCAGGTGATCTCCCCATACTGTGACTTTCccatatttatgtgtatttagaaaataattgaaatagcATTCATTATAGTATttttagctttaaaaataaacttatttGCTTTCCTTAGCAAACATCATGGCATACTGGAAAAGTATTGACCTTgtagtcagaaaaatctgagttcaaagcccACCTTTGCTACTTATTAGTTTAGTAACCCGGAGAATGTTAGTTAATTTCCCTAAGTTATAGCTTATTCTTCTGTAAACTGGAGACACTACTATCTATAGTATTTACATAACAAAATTGTTATAATCAAATAAGGTAATGTGTGGAAAATATATTACAAACCCCAATTTTCAAATACTACATGAATatctctattattatttttcaatgcATTATTTAACCAAATATATGTTTACTGTATGTTAAttgtccattttaaagatgaaaaatatagGCAGTCATCTCTTTGTTGCTAATTATCAAGATTGTTGGCATTATATTAACACTGCCAAAGTTAAGTATGTTGACAATTTTTTCTGACACTGAAATGATTGCTGTTTCCACATGGCATCTATTGAACTGATATGGAAGACTCATGCTGTTGTGTTGATTGCATGTTTAAGAACTTTATCGCTGAAATAGATTTGCGCTTACTGCCTGCTTTaagcaaatcattttatttggtaGATTTATTTGAGACTTTTCAGATATATacttaattttctattttgttggttAATCTGTTGCAAAATAGTTTTATTCAAAGGATATGCCTTTTTCTTACATGTTGAATCTAAAAGAGACAACTGATTCCCCAGAGGCATACCTCAAGTCATTATCATGCACAATAGCTAacaatagatagcatttatatattgttttcagCTTTGTGAAGCAATTTCCATCTGCAATCTCATGATCCTCACAAATAACCCTAAGAGGTAGAtgtatcccattttacaaatgagaaaactgaggctaagagcaGTTTAGTTACTTGACCAGGACCACACATCTTAGAGAGGTATGAAATAGCATTTGAATTCTGATATTACTGACTTTGGTATCAGCACTACATTGGTATTTCCACATAGCTGCTAGGTGTTTATGTGCCTTGATATTTGTTAGAAAACACATAATCAGACCTCAGCTCTGTGTGCCTCTTCTTCCTTTAGATTATTTCTAACACTAAAAAATTCCAAATATAGACATAAATTAAATTATGTTTATGCAGAAACAAAAATAACTCAGTAGGATATAGCTATTTTTAATCACTTTGGAATAAATAAGAACAGAAACAATTTCATCACTTGATTAAAACTAggaattttcattaattttaagtAAATTTGGGTGACAGAACATGAATATTTACTATAATAAGAAGGGGGTTAATATTTTGAGGGTTGAAGGTtgacagaagaaaaattacattagTTTGCAAAAAAGAAATCTGTTTCTTTAAGTGAAAATTGAGGTCAAGAGGCCATAGCTCTCTTTACacctacatgaatgaaatgaattaaataaagcAGTACTGAGTAAGCTAATGACAAAATCACACATGGATGTTTGAATAAAATTGCTACACATccaaaatatgtgtgtgcatgtatttatatatattatatgaaaatGTGAAATTGCAGAGTATACCCTTTTCACCTCATTTATCTTCCAAATGGGATATAAAATGGAATTCCTGTCTTCTCATGGCACTTTTGAATGAGCAGCATTGTTAACTTTGTTCTTCTAGAAGCATTTTCATTTCAGTTAGTACATTCTACCTATTTGTGACATCAACTTGATAATAAGATTGTGTTTCAGAGTTCTCAATATTTTAGTCAATATATTAACTTACAATTAATATATTAAGCATAGTGTCCTATTTAGAAGAATCTTTAGTGTGAGTGAGCTGACTTTTTATACTGTATAAAGCATAAACTTTGGGATCTTTCAGGTAAATGTAAGTGCATAACATTAACATATAGATATATTCCATGATTTCAACAAGATAATTGTAAAAGCCAGTTTGAGAAATATAGTTGAACTTAATATATCATTACATTTCTTAATGTTAAAATAGAAAGACATTGTGGTATATTGAATAGAAAGCAGCCTTAAcaccagaaagacctggattccctttccacctctgacacatactggatgTGTTACCCCTcaacaggtcatttaacttctcagttctcTTTGTAATTGTctctaagttgcaaagaaggtgatGACCTGCATTGATAGGAGGGAGTTTTGTTGTCTGGGAGTTTCCTGTACTAATGGGATCCATATAAGAAACCTAGAT
Proteins encoded:
- the LOC140505684 gene encoding LOW QUALITY PROTEIN: large ribosomal subunit protein uL4-like (The sequence of the model RefSeq protein was modified relative to this genomic sequence to represent the inferred CDS: substituted 1 base at 1 genomic stop codon) — its product is MACLHPLISVYSGKGEVSGKNVTLPVVFRAPIHPDIVNFVHTNLRKNNQQPYAVSELAGHQTSAEFWGTGRAVAQVSRFWGEGTHCSGQGAFGNMCXGGRMFAPTKTWCRWHRRVNTTRKRYAICSALAASAFPALVMSKGHRIEEVPGLPLVVEDKVEGYKKTKEAVLLLKKLKAWNDIKKVYASQCMRAGKGKMRNRRRIQHWGPCIIYNEDNGIIKAFRNIPGITLLNVSKLNLLRLAPGGHVGHFCIWTENAFHKLDDLYGTWRRPATLKSHYNVPMYKMTNTDPTRILKSPEIQGALCAPRKKIHRRVLKKNPLKNLRLMVKLSPYAKTLCQNTILCQTKNWRIRENKRAAALKKIMEAKKAVEEKKKKLVGNKKVAGAKKVPGQKKPAEKKPPAAKKPVEKKTAAGAQKTPAAVKKLAA